The DNA window AACGAGATTGATGATCAAGGCGCTGTATGATGTCTCTTGAAATATATCGATCTGCGGTATCTTGGGAAGATCGGTCTCATAACGCCTGCCGCCGATAACGCCCCCTCTCATTTTTACTATTTCCGGCGCGCGGGCATCACCCGTGATCTCTCCGGTCTCCGTCACCGTAATTTTCTTATAAGATATGACATCCCCGTCAACCAATCCCTCAACCGTTATCGGCCCTACCGCCACCAGCGGCCCGTCAACCTTCTCTCCCGGCCCAATCTCGATTGCCCCCAACTGCAGCCCCTTTATCCTCTTGATAGCCGAATAGATCTCTTTTTTGGCGGAATCCGTATCCCTGATAATATCCGTTTCCGACTTGCGGAATACCGTCCTGGTCCCTTCCGTCTTCACTTTCCCTTTGACAAAATGGCCCTGGCTGAAATCATATTCCCATTCCGCGCCGCCGGAATCAACTCCGTAAACCCCCTCTGATGAAAGATGCAGTTCCTCCAACGTGGTATCCTCGCTGGCCGCCGAATCAGCGGAAGAACCCTTGGTGGGCGATGGTCCGATCGCCATCGCCGCTCTATCCGCCTGCAATGACAGCATCAGCAGAAAAGCCAGACCTGTTAGCAGAGTGTATGGGACAATTTTTTTCATAATCCTAATATGATTCCAGCGTGATGTCTCCCGAGAAGGTCGAAAGGGAAATTTTCGGGCCGCCTTCGCCGAAATTTCCCGCCATCCGATGTTTGCTCCGGCTCTTATTATCCAGAGACAGCTCCGTTATGATTCTGCCGGTGCCTGTTTCCATCCGAATTGTACCCGCTGATGACTGCGGAACGGCAAAAATAATCGTCCCCGAGGTCGTTTCGACATAGTAATCCTTCGGGGAATCAAGCTTCGTTTGTATCTCCACGTCCCCGGAATAAGTCACGATGTCGATGGCGCCCGATTCCTGCCGGACAACTATATCCCCCGAAGTCGATTTCAGCCTTAAATCTCCGCTTAGCCCGGTCAGCCTGACATCTCCCGAAGTTTGGGTCAATGAGACCGAGCCGTTAATCTTCGTCCCGCGCAAATCACCCGAGGTCGAGCGAATATCGACCATACCGTTAATGGAATCGAGCCTCATATCGGAACTGGTCGAGGAAATATCAATATCTCCTTTGATATCCGCCATATCGAGGTCTCCCGAAACCGTGGAAATCTCTATCATCCCCTGAATGGTGCGCAGGCTGAT is part of the Candidatus Zixiibacteriota bacterium genome and encodes:
- a CDS encoding polymer-forming cytoskeletal protein; translated protein: MKKIVPYTLLTGLAFLLMLSLQADRAAMAIGPSPTKGSSADSAASEDTTLEELHLSSEGVYGVDSGGAEWEYDFSQGHFVKGKVKTEGTRTVFRKSETDIIRDTDSAKKEIYSAIKRIKGLQLGAIEIGPGEKVDGPLVAVGPITVEGLVDGDVISYKKITVTETGEITGDARAPEIVKMRGGVIGGRRYETDLPKIPQIDIFQETSYSALIINLVILSVLLFCGFLATAIMPKPIGRLHDCMQTRFLKSFLTGFLVWILFAPLFALLCLTIIGIPIAIFALPIALVLALILGIVALGQTFGEWAGKYFGGQPNRQMPQVIAGLALLSSPSIFMSLLKISPSPVSHGFSTVFMVIAIIVGSIGVTAGLGSVVLTRFGSRDCSRAKKISIRLEVVPSPPPPSPPPLKSDEGGA
- a CDS encoding DUF4097 family beta strand repeat-containing protein: MKKTILCLSVVFLIVAAVSYGKDYRFEYQKEIAVTEKSSLTLSNISGGIEIMGVPGEKVLIRAIKIIQADKASEAEEKAGLIEIEVKKTGNHIDVATNYLKESKRPRSFWEKLFGSNFDSYGSVDYTISVPPDCQVEVESVSGDMAISDIKSDIDIGSTSGDISLRTIQGMIEISTVSGDLDMADIKGDIDISSTSSDMRLDSINGMVDIRSTSGDLRGTKINGSVSLTQTSGDVRLTGLSGDLRLKSTSGDIVVRQESGAIDIVTYSGDVEIQTKLDSPKDYYVETTSGTIIFAVPQSSAGTIRMETGTGRIITELSLDNKSRSKHRMAGNFGEGGPKISLSTFSGDITLESY